One region of Dysidea avara chromosome 1, odDysAvar1.4, whole genome shotgun sequence genomic DNA includes:
- the LOC136248872 gene encoding uncharacterized protein: protein MMDTLGTALKQNEEKQTKQYTELKMDVGKTFQELQKTLSFIMGKMVNTSRVESDGFATPSNSHEAVQSSRPSVLPFSLAPAVSPTCYLLDTVPSTTSVPSVAPFPSCNPTVAIASTPNPIVANPMTSVASPISASMSPFSPTFIEDTGPSLDSTLELSFDPSYQADMDQSIATTPNNNSETNATQSVATTEEVRTSETENEGILRAELVRKLRKNSCSRRNFSAELNEVLFDKDTRKRSNVAGKMGKMKLNPILMDYIKSLAFQHFPLEEGEKKSNEWARCVIAIDEKNRRLNKTPRNSDVLDLL from the exons ATGATGGATACTCTTGGTACAGCCTTGAAGCAAAATGAAGAAAAACAG ACAAAACAATACACTGAACTCAAAATGGACGTGGGGAAGACTTTCCAGGAGCTTCAAAAGACACTGTCATTTATAATGGGGAAAATGGTGAACACATCCCGTGTGGAGTCAGATGGGTTTGCAACTCCGTCCAATAGTCATGAAGCAGTACAATCTTCTAGACCAAGTGTTTTGCCTTTCAGTCTGGCTCCAGCTGTTTCCCCAACCTGTTACCTGCTGGATACTGTGCCATCTACCACTTCTGTACCAAGTGTTGCTCCATTTCCCAGCTGTAATCCTACTGTAGCAATAGCTTCCACTCCTAACCCAATTGTTGCCAATCCTATGACAAGTGTTGCTTCACCTATCAGTGCCAGTATGTCACCTTTCAGCCCCACTTTCATTGAAGATACCGGACCATCCCTTGACTCGACACTAGAACTGTCTTTTGATCCTTCATATCAGGCCGACATGGATCAGTCCATTGCTACTACACCGAACAATAACAGTGAAACTAATGCAACGCAATCTGTTGCTACTACAGAAGAAGTAAGAACATCGGAAACTGAAAACGAAGGAATTCTGAGGGCTGAGCTTGTTAGGAAGCTACGTAAGAACAGTTGCTCACGCCGAAATTTTTCAGCCGAATTAAATGAGGTGCTGTTTGACAAAGACACGAGGAAGAGATCAAATGTAGCAGGCAAAATGGGAAAGATGAAATTGAATCCAATTTTAATGGACTATATCAAATCTCTGGCTTTTCAACATTTTCCCTTGGAAGAAGGTGAAAAAAAGAGCAATGAGTGGGCCCGATGTGTCATTGCTATAGATGAAAAGAACCGCCGATTGAACAAAACACCCAGGAATTCGGATGTTCTTGATTTACTTTAG